In one window of Micromonospora cathayae DNA:
- a CDS encoding alpha/beta fold hydrolase, producing MFVEINGNRLNVDVLGDGPGKPTMIVHHGAPGLGSLAEPRASFGPFADTYRVVVFDARGSGVSEGNPPFTHEQWAADVDGLRAWVGADRIVMAGGSYGGFIAMEYALRYPDRVAGLVLRDTAADHSNQELALRNALASSRVEIDRAKLDRIMSGTVRDDADLKDCWAEILPLYDHDLDWAKVRLRVEATPYRYATHNYAFAVNQPNYDITPLLPRITCPTLVTVGRHDWITPVACSETIASLVPDARLVVFEHSGHSPQLEEAERFQSVVRAFLAELATPTA from the coding sequence ATGTTCGTGGAGATCAACGGCAACCGGCTCAACGTCGACGTGCTCGGCGACGGCCCCGGCAAACCCACCATGATCGTCCACCACGGGGCGCCCGGGCTGGGTTCGCTGGCCGAGCCGCGCGCCTCGTTCGGGCCGTTCGCCGACACGTACCGGGTGGTGGTCTTCGACGCCCGGGGCTCCGGCGTCAGCGAGGGGAACCCGCCGTTCACCCACGAGCAGTGGGCGGCCGACGTGGACGGGCTGCGCGCCTGGGTGGGCGCGGACCGGATCGTGATGGCCGGCGGCTCGTACGGCGGCTTCATCGCCATGGAGTACGCGCTGCGCTACCCGGACCGGGTCGCCGGCTTGGTCCTGCGGGACACCGCCGCCGACCACAGCAACCAGGAACTGGCCCTGCGCAACGCGCTCGCATCGTCCCGGGTCGAGATCGACCGGGCCAAACTGGACCGGATCATGTCCGGCACGGTGCGCGACGACGCCGACCTGAAGGACTGCTGGGCCGAGATCCTCCCGCTCTACGACCACGACCTCGACTGGGCGAAGGTCCGGCTGCGGGTCGAGGCCACCCCCTACCGGTACGCAACGCACAACTACGCGTTCGCCGTCAACCAGCCGAACTACGACATCACCCCGCTGCTGCCCCGGATCACCTGCCCCACCCTGGTCACCGTGGGCCGGCACGACTGGATCACCCCGGTGGCGTGCAGCGAGACCATCGCGTCCCTGGTGCCGGACGCCCGGCTGGTGGTGTTCGAGCACTCCGGACACTCCCCGCAACTCGAAGAGGCCGAACGGTTCCAGTCGGTGGTCCGCGCGTTCCTGGCGGAACTGGCGACGCCTACGGCATGA